Below is a window of Halolamina sp. CBA1230 DNA.
CACGCTGAGCAACGACCAGTCGCTCGACCCCGAGTCCGCGTTCTACATGGAGCGACTGCTGGAGCAGTACGACGACGATCTGGAGGCCGTCCTGGCGAACCACGTCGAGGTGGTCCGCCTCGTCGCCGACGAGAACCGCCGCGAGTGTATCGAGACGTTCGAACCTAAGGACAAGAAGAACCAGGACGAGACCGAGCTCACGGGCGACATCAACTACTCCAAGCTCGCCGTCTACGGCGAGTCCGACCCCCGGGCGTTCGACTACTCCGGCGCGTTGTGTAACGCCAACCGCGGTATCTTCAGCGGCGAGGAGCTGCTGAAGCTCCAGCGGGAGTTCCTCTACGACTTCCTGCACGCGACCCAGGAGGGGACGATCAAACCCCGAAACAACCCCCGGATCGACATCGACCAGGTGATCGTCGGCCGGTCGAACATGCCGGAGTACCGCGACAAACGCGAAGACGAGAAGATGGAGGCGTTCAACGACCGCACCAAGCGGATCGACTACCCCTACGTGCTCGAGTACGAGGCGGAGGCGCGGATCTACGAGCGCCTGCTCGACAACGCCGACATCGACGACGTCAGCGTCGAGCCCCACACGCTGGAGATGGCCGGCCTGTTCGCGGTGCTGACCCGGATCCAGGAGCCGACCGAGCACGACCTCGACCGGCTGGGGAAGGCGAAGGTGTACAACGGCGAGGCCGCGGGCGCCGACGACATCGACCCGGAGAAACTCCGCGACGAAGGGGACGACCGCGCACGGGAGGCCGAGGGGATGGACGGCGTCTCCCCCCGCTTCCTCGCCGACGAGATCGCGGAGGCGATCACCGACGCCGTGCCCCGCGAGGAGGAGTACGTCTCGTCGCTGACGGTGCTGAACTACATCGAGGCGAACCTCGAGAGCCACGGCAGCATCGACCCCGATCGGCTCGGCGACTACGAGACGTTCATCGACGCCGTGCGCGACGAGTACGAGGACCGCGCGATCGAGGACGTCCGCCACGCGCTCGCCTACGAGCTCGACGAGATCCGGGAGCAGGGCGAGAAGTACATGGACCACGTCATGGCGTACATCAACGACGAGACCGTCGAGGACGACGTGGCGGGCGAGGAGCGGTCGCCCGACGAGACGTTCATGCGCGCGGTCGAAGAACAGCTCGACATCCCCGAGGGCCGGAAGGACGACTTCCGCCAGGAGGTCAGCAACTGGGTCGGCCGGCGCGCCCGCCAAGCCGAGAGCTTCAGCCCCGCGGACAACGAGCGCCTGCGCCGCGCGCTCGAGCGGAAGCTCTGGGAGGACAAGAAGCACAACATCAACTACTCCGCCCTGGTCAACGCCGGCGACATCGACGAGGGCGATCGCAACGAGTGGGTCGCCGCGCTGCGGGAGCGTGGCTACTCCGAGGGCGGCGCGATGGAGGTGTTGGAGTTCGCGGGCGCGAAGGTCGCAAAGGACGAGATGGAGGCCGATGAGTGACGAGACCGACGCCGGTCGATCCGATGGCGGGGTCGACCGACCGACCGTCGAGCCGTTCGACGACGACGCGTTCGAGCGCCCGGACGACGCCGGCGTCGATCCGGCAGAGTACGTCGAACGCGGGGACGCGGCGCTGGCCGACCGGTTCGACGAGACCCTGACGTTCTCGGCGTACGTCGAGCGGCTCTTCGAGCGACCGACCGCCGCCGCAGGGAGCACCAAGTACCTGCTGTCCGCGATCGAGTCGATGGGGACCCGCGAGCTGATCGAGGAGGGCGAGGAGCGGACGCGCTACCGCTTCTTCGACGACCCGTACAACGACGGCGAGCACGCCGTGTTGGGCAACACGGAGACGCTGAACGCGTTCGTCCG
It encodes the following:
- a CDS encoding PrkA family serine protein kinase, encoding MSETGSTSTDTEPTAESTEPITEDVSLSSISDEYRASVPDDLRETYPVQWYLNRVVDEPRVARNAHQRLADMFDYYGREDDDGDVVRYTIASEDPLHDGENVFFGENVHEAIHRYVNKVKSGARGLGPERRIKLLLGPVGSGKSHFDHLVRRYFEDYTRRDEGRMYTFRWVNLTDVIDDQDPGDDAVRSPMNQDPLVLLPREPRDRVLERANERLDANYTLSNDQSLDPESAFYMERLLEQYDDDLEAVLANHVEVVRLVADENRRECIETFEPKDKKNQDETELTGDINYSKLAVYGESDPRAFDYSGALCNANRGIFSGEELLKLQREFLYDFLHATQEGTIKPRNNPRIDIDQVIVGRSNMPEYRDKREDEKMEAFNDRTKRIDYPYVLEYEAEARIYERLLDNADIDDVSVEPHTLEMAGLFAVLTRIQEPTEHDLDRLGKAKVYNGEAAGADDIDPEKLRDEGDDRAREAEGMDGVSPRFLADEIAEAITDAVPREEEYVSSLTVLNYIEANLESHGSIDPDRLGDYETFIDAVRDEYEDRAIEDVRHALAYELDEIREQGEKYMDHVMAYINDETVEDDVAGEERSPDETFMRAVEEQLDIPEGRKDDFRQEVSNWVGRRARQAESFSPADNERLRRALERKLWEDKKHNINYSALVNAGDIDEGDRNEWVAALRERGYSEGGAMEVLEFAGAKVAKDEMEADE